One region of Sebastes fasciatus isolate fSebFas1 chromosome 1, fSebFas1.pri, whole genome shotgun sequence genomic DNA includes:
- the slc32a1 gene encoding vesicular inhibitory amino acid transporter, with the protein MATLIRSKLSNKLSNAATAVSNKSQAKVSGMFARMGFQAATDEEGLGFAACDDLDYDHRQGMQMDIMTTEQMGGGEGSGGDGDAGGLDGDSHYQRDGTGPPRSASKDGEPANELTEVKPKITAWEAGWNVTNAIQGMFVLGLPYAILHGGYLGLFLIIFAAVVCCYTGKILISCLYEEDEDGQLVRVRDSYVDIANACCAPRFPALGGHIVNVAQIIELVMTCILYVVVSGNLMYNSFPNMPISQKSWAIIATAALLPCAFLKNLKMVSKFSLLCTMAHFVINVLVIAYCLSRARDWAWDKVKFYIDVKKFPISIGIIVFSYTSQIFLPSLEGNMSKPSEFTCMMNWTHIAACILKGLFALVAYLTWADATKEVITDNLPSTIRAVVNLFLVAKALLSYPLPFFAAVEVMEKSFFNDGGRAMFPGCYGGDGRLKSWGLSLRCILVVFTLLMAIYVPHFALLMGLTGSLTGAGLCFLLPSLFHLRLLWRKLLWHQVFFDVAIFVIGGICSISGFIHSMEGLIEAFKYNIHE; encoded by the exons ATGGCGACTTTAATCAGAAGCAAGCTTTCTAATAAACTGTCCAATGCAGCCACTGCTGTCTCCAACAAGTCCCAGGCGAAGGTGAGCGGGATGTTCGCCAGGATGGGCTTCCAGGCCGCCACAGACGAGGAGGGTCTGGGCTTCGCTGCCTGTGACGACCTGGACTACGACCACCGGCAAGGCATGCAGATGGACATAATGACCACCGAGCAGATGGGAGGAGGTGAGGGCAGCGGTGGAGACGGAGACGCAGGAGGACTGGACGGGGACAGCCACTACCAGAGGGACGGAACCGGTCCTCCTCGCTCGGCCTCTAAAGACGGAGAACCGGCGAATGAGTTGACTGAAGTCAAACCAAAAATCACCGCGTGGGAGGCGGGATGGAACGTCACGAACGCGATCCAG GGGATGTTCGTCCTCGGCTTGCCCTACGCCATCCTGCACGGAGGATACCTCGGACTCTTTCTCATTATTTTCGCCGCCGTGGTGTGCTGTTACACGGGCAAAATCCTCATCTCCTGCCTGTACGAGGAGGACGAAGACGGCCAGCTGGTCCGAGTGAGAGACTCCTACGTGGACATTGCCAACGCCTGCTGCGCGCCCAGATTCCCAGCTCTGGGTGGCCACATCGTGAATGTAGCTCAGATCATCGAGCTGGTGATGACCTGCATCCTGTACGTGGTGGTGAGCGGAAACCTCATGTACAACAGCTTCCCCAACATGCCCATCTCCCAAAAATCCTGGGCCATCATCGCCACCGCAGCTCTGCTCCCATGCGCCTTCCTcaagaacctgaaaatggtCTCCAAGTTCAGCCTGCTGTGCACCATGGCGCACTTCGTCATCAACGTCCTCGTTATCGCCTACTGCCTCTCCAGAGCCAGAGACTGGGCCTGGGATAAAGTCAAGTTCTACATCGACGTCAAGAAGTTCCCCATCTCCATTGGCATCATCGTGTTCAGCTACACCTCGCAGATCTTCCTGCCATCTCTTGAAGGAAACATGTCCAAACCGAGCGAGTTCACCTGCATGATGAACTGGACTCACATCGCTGCCTGCATCCTCAAAGGTCTCTTCGCACTGGTGGCCTACTTGACTTGGGCTGATGCCACCAAGGAGGTCATCACAGACAACCTGCCGTCAACCATCAGAGCTGTAGTCAACCTGTTTCTCGTGGCCAAAGCTTTGCTGTCGTATCCTCTGCCGTTTTTCGCTGCTGTCGAGGTGATGGAGAAGTCTTTCTTCAACGATGGAGGACGCGCCATGTTCCCAGGTTGCTACGGAGGAGATGGACGCTTAAAGTCGTGGGGACTTTCTCTCAGATGCATCCTGGTCGTGTTCACCTTGCTCATGGCTATTTATGTGCCACATTTTGCTCTCCTCATGGGTCTCACTGGAAGCCTGACAGGAGCAGGTTTGTGCTTTCTGCTTCCCAGTCTCTTCCACCTCAGGCTGCTGTGGAGAAAGCTGCTATGGCACCAGGTGTTCTTTGACGTGGCCATATTCGTAATAGGAGGTATATGCAGCATATCTGGGTTTATCCACTCCATGGAAGGGCTCATAGAGGCGTTCAAGTACAACATACACGAGTAA